The following proteins are encoded in a genomic region of Galbibacter sp. BG1:
- a CDS encoding prolyl oligopeptidase family serine peptidase produces the protein MKKYSLWCFLFVSTILVAQDPVKPEKTPEKVVTDEYFGQKIDDPYRYLENLDDPNVISWMKDNANYAEAVLNKIPGKQKLNDEMLALINRKDANIYNVNITNNNHYFYLKQLPEDETGKLFYRNGYKGEEKFLFDPLSYKKDSGLTYTISSLSPNIDGTLVSVELAPNGSETGEMFVLNLKGEKVSQTIEPVWGIGPSWLEDGQHFLYTPMNSSDVTAPNRETNTKVRLHKLGTDPSIDADVFSAENNPELNIEPKEIPIVFYEPDSKLYIAVVVTVDKSYKIYAKRSLESKGTPWKPLAMKEDQVSDFFLTENAIYYQTFKNASNFKILKSSLENPAISMAKEIVPQPKTGVLVNFAVNKSGLYYVVNSNGVEAKVYFKPSGSTETKELKLPFTAGNASLYAWDSKEKDVFVNISGWTSPEKRYRYSPDSNSFIAEPLSSEVKYPELEDLTVKEVMIPSHDGVKVPVSIIYNKKIKMSGKNPAVIYGYGAYGISMNPFFSPVILAYTLHGGIMVVPHVRGGGELGDEWHMAGQKLTKPNTWKDAIATAEYLIKEKYTSKEKLSIWSASAGGIFVGRAITERPDLFVAACPEVGCMNTIRGEDSPNGPVNIPEFGTVKDPDEFKGLLEMDSYHHLEKGTKYPATLITAGINDPRVIAWQPAKFAAKMQADNASDKPILFLTDFEGGHGMGDTKSQAIESLSGILSFFYWQSGHPEFQPEKAITDN, from the coding sequence ATGAAAAAGTACAGTTTATGGTGCTTCCTATTTGTTAGCACAATTCTCGTAGCCCAAGATCCAGTTAAACCAGAAAAAACTCCTGAAAAGGTTGTAACAGACGAGTATTTCGGTCAAAAAATTGATGATCCCTATCGCTATCTAGAAAATTTAGACGACCCCAATGTTATCTCTTGGATGAAAGATAATGCCAATTACGCTGAAGCAGTATTAAATAAAATCCCAGGTAAGCAAAAGTTAAATGATGAAATGTTGGCTTTGATAAATAGAAAGGATGCCAACATCTATAATGTAAATATTACGAATAACAATCATTATTTTTATTTAAAGCAACTACCGGAAGATGAAACCGGGAAACTCTTTTACCGCAACGGCTATAAAGGGGAAGAAAAGTTTTTGTTCGATCCTTTATCTTATAAAAAGGATTCTGGTTTAACCTACACAATTTCATCCCTATCACCCAATATTGATGGAACTTTGGTTTCTGTAGAGTTAGCGCCCAACGGTTCTGAAACTGGAGAGATGTTTGTATTAAACCTTAAGGGAGAGAAAGTTTCTCAAACTATTGAACCTGTTTGGGGCATTGGCCCATCATGGTTGGAAGATGGTCAGCATTTTTTGTATACTCCCATGAATTCTTCAGATGTAACCGCTCCGAATAGGGAAACAAACACCAAAGTGAGACTTCATAAATTAGGAACCGATCCCAGTATTGACGCAGACGTTTTTTCAGCGGAAAACAATCCAGAACTAAATATAGAGCCAAAAGAAATACCTATTGTATTTTACGAGCCCGATTCGAAGTTGTATATAGCCGTTGTGGTTACGGTAGACAAAAGCTATAAAATTTATGCCAAACGTTCTTTAGAGTCCAAAGGTACACCATGGAAACCCCTTGCCATGAAAGAGGACCAAGTATCGGATTTCTTTTTGACAGAGAATGCTATTTACTATCAAACCTTTAAAAATGCTTCTAATTTTAAAATTTTAAAATCTTCCTTGGAAAACCCGGCTATTTCCATGGCCAAAGAAATAGTTCCGCAGCCGAAGACAGGAGTTCTTGTAAATTTTGCTGTTAACAAAAGCGGACTTTACTATGTTGTCAACTCCAACGGGGTTGAAGCAAAAGTTTACTTTAAGCCTTCCGGAAGCACGGAAACAAAAGAATTAAAGCTTCCTTTTACTGCTGGAAACGCCTCTTTATATGCTTGGGATAGCAAGGAAAAGGATGTTTTTGTAAATATAAGCGGATGGACTTCTCCAGAGAAAAGATACCGCTATTCCCCTGATAGTAATTCTTTTATAGCAGAACCATTATCGAGCGAAGTAAAATATCCTGAACTGGAAGATTTAACAGTAAAAGAAGTAATGATACCCTCTCACGATGGAGTGAAAGTTCCCGTTTCTATTATTTACAATAAAAAAATTAAAATGAGTGGAAAAAATCCTGCAGTTATTTATGGCTACGGAGCTTATGGAATATCGATGAATCCATTTTTTAGTCCGGTAATCCTTGCTTATACCCTACACGGAGGAATTATGGTAGTTCCACACGTAAGAGGTGGTGGAGAATTGGGTGATGAATGGCATATGGCAGGACAAAAACTTACTAAACCCAACACATGGAAGGATGCTATTGCAACGGCAGAGTATTTAATTAAAGAAAAGTACACTTCCAAAGAAAAACTTTCCATTTGGTCTGCCAGTGCAGGTGGTATTTTTGTAGGTAGAGCCATTACCGAACGTCCAGACCTTTTTGTAGCTGCCTGCCCCGAAGTTGGATGCATGAATACCATCCGGGGAGAGGATTCGCCCAATGGACCAGTTAATATTCCTGAGTTTGGTACTGTTAAAGATCCAGATGAATTTAAAGGACTTTTAGAAATGGATTCTTATCATCACCTTGAAAAAGGCACTAAATATCCAGCTACCTTAATTACAGCAGGTATCAACGATCCCCGTGTGATTGCTTGGCAACCAGCAAAATTTGCTGCTAAAATGCAAGCTGACAATGCTTCTGATAAACCTATTTTATTTTTAACAGACTTTGAAGGAGGGCACGGTATGGGCGACACAAAATCACAAGCAATTGAATCTCTTTCAGGTATTTTATCATTTTTCTATTGGCAATCTGGACATCCAGAATTCCAGCCTGAAAAGGCAATAACTGATAATTAA
- the ccsA gene encoding cytochrome c biogenesis protein CcsA: MLDSLKKVLFSTRLMAILFVVFATAMAFGTLIETWYSTETSKIWIYNTWWFEVIMLLFMINFLGNIKRYRLFTKEQWPVLLLHLSFILIIFGAFVTRYIGYEGAMPIREGATTDYILTQKKYVSAFVDGEIDGEPKRKSLQDEIMVTQEAINSSLPWKSDFNGQPFSISYAGFIDGAEEGLVENPNGETYLKIVEAGGGNRHDHYLKEGEVSSIHNILFAYNKPTEGAINITINDTISTLQSPFEGTFMRMADQLQGEVVKDSVQPLMYRSLYNAAGMQFVFPDQTVKGEFGIVKSETKVKDQPDGLILDIATNGESKQVKLLGGVGHLTDPKTVEVGGLKFHLAYGSIRKELPFSITLNDFIAKKYPGTQKGYASFESKVTVNDDPSFDYHIYMNHVLDHKGYRFFQSGFDPDEKGTILSVNHDFWGTWITYIGYFFLYAGLMGIMFFGKTRFKSLGGMLDKVKAKKAKLTTVIVLFALFNGFAQNIPMHSERKDHDHQQVEEEQLETEEHMHVTAPSKEQVDSLLKTTVVDKDHAAKFGALVIQDSEGRMKPVNTFASELMRKLHSSNTFEGMDANQALLSMLQNPGLWYNVDFIYITSKNDSIRTVIDVPKDQKYVKAVDFFDGVNYKLAPYLEEAYATNVPNSFQKGFKEFDLKLGLINQALGGDILRIYPLPNSENNKWISAADYEKGDYKVKDSLYANFINKSLPFYLMTLRQAKATGDYTQADKILEAFKQNQKNYGTEVMPSDSKIKAEILYNEVNIFQELLIWYLLVGIVMFTAIIVQIFKDNKIVRGIILVSKVSIFVMFALQTAGLGFRWYISGHAPWSDAYESVLYVAWSTMGLALLFARKSDLTVAATAFVTAFILFGAHMNWLDPAVANLQPVLDSYWLMIHVAVIVGSYGPFTLGMILGVVTLFLIIFTTKKNKAKMELSIQELTIINELALTVGLVMLTIGNFLGGQWANESWGRYWGWDPKETWALISIMVYAFVIHMRLVPGLRGRWGFSFASIVAFASIMMTYFGVNFYLAGLHSYASGDKVITPTFVYYSVAFVIVLGAVSYWRYQQMYKKS, encoded by the coding sequence ATGTTAGATTCCCTAAAAAAAGTTTTGTTCTCTACACGTTTAATGGCTATTCTTTTTGTTGTTTTTGCAACAGCCATGGCATTTGGTACCTTAATAGAAACCTGGTATAGCACAGAAACATCCAAGATTTGGATTTACAATACTTGGTGGTTTGAAGTTATTATGCTGTTGTTTATGATTAACTTTTTGGGGAACATTAAGCGATACCGCCTTTTTACAAAAGAGCAGTGGCCAGTGCTCCTGTTACACCTGTCTTTTATCTTAATTATTTTCGGGGCTTTTGTAACCCGCTATATTGGTTACGAAGGGGCAATGCCTATACGTGAGGGAGCAACCACCGATTATATTTTAACGCAAAAGAAATATGTTTCTGCTTTTGTAGACGGAGAAATAGACGGAGAGCCTAAACGTAAATCGCTTCAAGACGAAATAATGGTTACCCAAGAAGCTATTAATTCTTCTTTACCTTGGAAATCTGATTTTAACGGACAGCCTTTCAGTATTTCTTATGCTGGCTTTATCGATGGTGCAGAGGAAGGATTGGTAGAAAATCCAAACGGAGAAACCTATTTAAAGATAGTGGAAGCCGGAGGCGGGAATAGACACGATCATTACCTTAAGGAAGGCGAGGTTTCCAGTATCCATAACATTCTTTTTGCTTATAATAAACCTACCGAAGGTGCTATAAATATTACCATTAACGATACTATCAGCACTTTACAATCTCCTTTTGAAGGAACTTTTATGCGTATGGCAGACCAACTACAAGGTGAGGTCGTAAAAGACAGCGTTCAACCACTTATGTACCGTTCGCTTTACAACGCAGCAGGGATGCAGTTTGTATTCCCAGACCAAACAGTTAAAGGTGAATTTGGCATTGTAAAATCAGAAACTAAGGTGAAAGATCAACCAGATGGTCTAATTTTGGATATCGCTACCAATGGCGAAAGTAAACAAGTTAAATTATTAGGTGGAGTAGGACATTTAACGGACCCGAAAACTGTTGAAGTAGGTGGTTTAAAATTTCATTTGGCCTATGGTTCCATTCGCAAGGAATTACCGTTTAGTATCACGCTGAACGATTTTATTGCCAAAAAATATCCTGGTACACAAAAAGGATATGCTTCTTTTGAAAGTAAAGTAACCGTAAATGATGATCCTTCGTTTGATTACCATATCTATATGAATCATGTGTTGGATCACAAAGGCTATCGTTTTTTTCAGTCTGGTTTCGATCCTGATGAAAAAGGGACCATTTTATCTGTAAACCACGATTTTTGGGGTACTTGGATTACTTATATTGGTTATTTCTTTTTATATGCCGGACTTATGGGAATTATGTTCTTCGGAAAAACCCGTTTTAAGAGCCTAGGAGGTATGCTTGATAAAGTGAAAGCTAAAAAGGCCAAACTTACCACTGTAATTGTTTTGTTTGCACTTTTCAATGGGTTTGCGCAAAATATACCAATGCATAGTGAAAGGAAAGATCACGATCATCAGCAGGTAGAAGAGGAACAATTGGAAACGGAAGAGCATATGCATGTTACGGCTCCTTCCAAAGAACAGGTAGACTCGCTTTTAAAAACTACAGTTGTGGATAAAGACCATGCCGCCAAATTCGGGGCGTTGGTTATTCAAGATAGCGAAGGTCGTATGAAGCCAGTAAACACATTTGCTTCAGAATTGATGCGAAAGCTACATTCTTCTAATACTTTTGAAGGGATGGATGCCAATCAAGCGCTGTTATCCATGCTTCAGAATCCGGGTTTGTGGTACAATGTGGATTTTATCTATATCACTTCAAAAAATGATAGTATACGAACGGTTATCGATGTTCCAAAGGATCAAAAATATGTGAAGGCAGTAGACTTTTTTGATGGGGTAAATTATAAGCTGGCACCTTATTTGGAAGAGGCTTATGCTACCAATGTACCCAATAGTTTTCAAAAAGGATTTAAGGAATTTGATCTTAAACTCGGACTCATAAATCAGGCTCTCGGCGGGGATATTTTACGTATCTATCCGTTACCGAACAGTGAAAACAATAAATGGATTTCCGCGGCCGATTATGAAAAAGGGGATTATAAGGTGAAAGATTCGTTGTATGCGAACTTCATTAATAAATCCCTTCCCTTTTATTTAATGACGCTGCGTCAAGCAAAGGCTACTGGAGATTACACCCAAGCCGATAAGATTTTGGAAGCGTTTAAGCAAAACCAAAAGAATTATGGGACCGAAGTAATGCCATCGGATAGTAAAATAAAAGCAGAAATCTTATACAATGAAGTCAATATATTCCAAGAGCTTTTAATTTGGTACCTATTGGTTGGTATTGTAATGTTTACGGCCATTATTGTTCAAATTTTTAAGGATAACAAAATTGTTCGTGGAATTATATTGGTGAGTAAAGTTTCCATTTTCGTCATGTTTGCCTTGCAAACAGCAGGACTGGGCTTTAGATGGTATATAAGTGGTCACGCTCCGTGGAGCGACGCTTACGAGAGTGTTCTTTACGTTGCTTGGAGTACCATGGGTCTAGCATTGTTATTTGCACGTAAAAGTGACCTTACCGTGGCGGCTACCGCTTTTGTAACTGCCTTTATTCTCTTTGGTGCCCATATGAATTGGCTCGATCCTGCGGTGGCCAACCTGCAACCTGTACTGGATAGTTATTGGTTAATGATTCACGTGGCTGTAATTGTAGGAAGTTACGGTCCGTTTACTTTGGGGATGATTCTTGGGGTGGTAACGCTGTTCTTAATCATTTTTACAACTAAGAAGAACAAAGCCAAAATGGAATTAAGCATTCAAGAATTGACTATAATTAACGAGCTCGCTTTAACAGTAGGCCTTGTGATGTTAACTATTGGAAACTTTTTAGGTGGACAATGGGCGAACGAAAGCTGGGGACGCTATTGGGGATGGGACCCTAAAGAAACGTGGGCCCTTATTAGTATCATGGTGTATGCCTTTGTGATACATATGAGATTGGTTCCTGGACTCAGGGGACGTTGGGGATTCAGTTTTGCAAGTATTGTTGCCTTTGCCAGTATAATGATGACTTATTTTGGAGTGAATTTCTATTTGGCGGGACTTCATTCTTATGCAAGCGGAGATAAAGTAATTACGCCGACATTTGTTTATTATTCCGTAGCTTTTGTTATTGTATTGGGTGCGGTAAGTTATTGGAGGTATCAACAAATGTATAAAAAGAGCTAA
- a CDS encoding lipocalin family protein, translated as MKTLLIIACCFFFLTVNAQADKEIVGKWKLVKFTKPSGKEKAIKKEFGSGEVYQIFEANHDFKSTIGNKEYSGTWKIVKNGQELQIDTGSGPLKFKLVYMDAEKRTISNGMLGTLDYVKVE; from the coding sequence ATGAAAACGTTACTAATTATTGCGTGTTGCTTTTTCTTCCTTACAGTCAACGCCCAAGCTGATAAAGAAATTGTAGGCAAATGGAAACTGGTAAAATTCACCAAGCCCAGCGGTAAAGAGAAAGCAATTAAAAAAGAGTTTGGAAGTGGAGAAGTATATCAAATATTTGAAGCAAATCATGATTTTAAAAGCACCATCGGAAATAAAGAATATTCTGGGACTTGGAAAATAGTCAAAAATGGGCAAGAACTTCAAATCGATACAGGATCCGGACCCTTAAAATTTAAACTAGTTTATATGGATGCCGAAAAAAGAACCATCTCCAACGGGATGCTAGGTACATTGGATTATGTAAAGGTGGAGTGA
- a CDS encoding patatin family protein, whose translation MRALVISGGGSKGAFAGGVAQYLMEELQKDYDLFLGTSTGSLLVNHLALHKVEKIKEVYTSVNNESIFNICPFKIKEKYGVQQISINHINVIRNFLRGSKTFGESQNLKELIRQTLTEEEFKELKHSRKDVVITVSNLSLNQVEYKSIKDFEYDEFCEWIWISSNYTPFMSLALKNGCEYADGGLGSMVPIEEAIKRGATEIDAIILQTEVTQLNRLPSRNPFSLLTSMFAFMLDRIEHQNIRIGKFVASNNNAIINFYYTPTILTTNSLIFNKEKMTRWWQSGFDFAKFKSKETSQV comes from the coding sequence ATGAGAGCATTGGTAATTTCTGGAGGAGGTAGCAAGGGCGCATTTGCCGGCGGCGTAGCCCAATATTTAATGGAAGAGCTCCAAAAGGATTATGATTTGTTTTTAGGAACTTCCACGGGTAGTCTCTTGGTAAATCACCTGGCTCTGCATAAAGTGGAGAAGATAAAGGAAGTGTACACCTCTGTAAATAATGAAAGCATCTTCAATATTTGTCCGTTTAAAATCAAAGAAAAATATGGCGTTCAGCAAATATCGATCAACCATATAAACGTTATACGAAATTTTTTAAGGGGTAGTAAAACATTTGGCGAAAGTCAAAACCTAAAAGAGCTCATACGCCAAACCTTAACAGAGGAAGAGTTTAAAGAATTAAAGCACAGTAGAAAAGACGTTGTAATAACGGTTTCCAATTTATCGCTTAATCAAGTGGAATATAAATCCATTAAAGATTTTGAGTATGATGAATTTTGCGAATGGATATGGATTTCCAGCAATTACACCCCATTTATGAGTTTGGCCTTAAAAAACGGTTGTGAATATGCCGATGGTGGATTGGGCTCTATGGTGCCCATTGAAGAAGCCATAAAAAGAGGGGCTACAGAAATTGATGCTATTATTCTTCAAACGGAAGTAACGCAGCTCAATCGGCTCCCTTCTAGAAATCCGTTTTCGTTGCTTACAAGTATGTTTGCCTTTATGTTGGACAGAATTGAGCACCAAAACATTAGAATTGGAAAATTTGTGGCTTCCAATAACAATGCAATTATAAATTTTTACTATACGCCAACCATTTTAACGACGAATTCGTTAATTTTCAACAAAGAAAAAATGACACGCTGGTGGCAAAGCGGATTCGATTTTGCAAAATTTAAAAGTAAAGAAACCAGTCAAGTTTAA
- a CDS encoding trans-sulfuration enzyme family protein: MNTKNLKLNTICTHIGEVADNVYKGAVSPIYTSTSYAYENIDEKRYPRYFNTPNQQALAKKLAALEHAEAALIFGSGMAAVSTSLLAFLGAGDHVVLQKVLYGGTYNFVVEELERFGIEYSFTEGLSKNDFEKAIKSNTKVIFVETPSNPLLSITDLKMVASLAKKHQLVSMIDNTFASPVNQNPIDFGIDVVIHSATKYLGGHSDILAGAVCASEENIEKIFSLGKNLGGNLSDYTVWLLERSIKTLGIRVKAQNRNAKKLAKYFSKNEAIAKVYYPGLKTHPDYELAREQMNGFGGMVSFELKGDIDPLQFTNALELIKPSMSLAGVESTIVSPTKTSHALLTAEERAHQGINDCLLRLSVGIEDKRDLIADFEQAISKVKANSILI; encoded by the coding sequence ATGAATACTAAGAATTTAAAATTAAACACCATCTGTACCCATATTGGCGAAGTTGCAGATAATGTCTACAAAGGAGCGGTCTCCCCAATTTATACGTCCACTTCTTACGCCTACGAAAATATTGATGAGAAGAGATATCCAAGATATTTTAATACCCCCAATCAGCAAGCTTTAGCCAAGAAACTAGCGGCGCTGGAACACGCGGAGGCGGCTTTAATCTTTGGGAGCGGAATGGCTGCGGTAAGTACCAGCTTACTTGCTTTTTTAGGGGCGGGCGACCACGTGGTACTGCAAAAAGTCCTTTATGGGGGCACATACAACTTTGTTGTAGAGGAGCTGGAACGTTTTGGGATCGAATATTCTTTTACAGAAGGATTGTCTAAAAACGATTTTGAAAAGGCCATAAAGTCAAATACAAAAGTGATATTTGTTGAAACCCCCTCAAATCCGCTTTTAAGCATTACCGATTTAAAAATGGTAGCTTCCCTGGCAAAAAAACATCAATTGGTTTCTATGATCGATAATACTTTTGCCTCTCCGGTAAATCAAAATCCAATAGATTTTGGGATCGATGTGGTTATACACAGCGCTACAAAATATTTGGGTGGACACAGTGATATTTTGGCAGGAGCCGTGTGTGCTTCCGAAGAAAATATTGAAAAAATCTTTTCCCTTGGCAAGAATTTAGGAGGGAATCTAAGTGATTATACAGTTTGGTTGTTGGAAAGGAGCATTAAAACGTTGGGAATACGCGTTAAGGCGCAAAACAGAAATGCTAAAAAACTAGCTAAATATTTCAGTAAAAATGAAGCCATCGCTAAGGTGTATTATCCCGGACTTAAAACACATCCCGACTATGAGTTGGCACGGGAGCAGATGAATGGTTTTGGAGGCATGGTTTCTTTTGAATTAAAAGGAGATATAGACCCGCTGCAGTTTACCAATGCTCTAGAGCTTATTAAACCTTCCATGAGTTTAGCGGGCGTGGAAAGTACCATTGTTTCCCCAACTAAAACCTCCCATGCTTTATTGACGGCCGAGGAAAGAGCTCATCAAGGAATAAATGATTGCCTCCTAAGGTTATCAGTGGGGATAGAGGATAAAAGGGATTTGATAGCCGACTTTGAACAGGCGATTTCTAAAGTTAAAGCCAATAGTATATTGATTTAA
- the bshB1 gene encoding bacillithiol biosynthesis deacetylase BshB1, with protein MKLDILAFGSHPDDVELGCGATLAKEIKLGKTIGIVDLTRGELGTRGSAELRDKEAAEAAKILGAEVRENLRFADGFLVNDKEHQLEVIKMIRKYKPEIVLCNAVEDRHIDHGKGSKLVSDACFLSGLIKIETAIDGKSQEAWRPKYVYHYIQWKNIEPDFVVNVSGFLDIKMKAIKAYGSQFFDPKSKEPETPITSKNFFDSLDYRARDLGRLIGVDHAEGFTAERLLGVNELDNLV; from the coding sequence ATGAAATTAGATATATTGGCCTTTGGTTCGCACCCAGATGATGTTGAGTTGGGTTGTGGCGCAACTTTGGCAAAAGAGATTAAGCTCGGGAAAACAATTGGGATTGTAGACCTTACGAGAGGGGAGTTGGGAACACGAGGTTCTGCGGAATTACGGGATAAAGAAGCAGCTGAGGCTGCCAAAATTTTAGGGGCAGAAGTACGGGAAAATTTACGTTTTGCAGATGGTTTTCTTGTAAATGATAAAGAGCATCAGCTTGAGGTAATAAAAATGATCCGTAAATATAAGCCGGAAATCGTTCTCTGTAATGCCGTAGAAGACCGCCATATAGATCATGGAAAAGGAAGTAAATTGGTAAGTGATGCCTGTTTTTTAAGTGGTTTGATAAAAATTGAAACGGCTATCGATGGAAAATCACAAGAAGCTTGGCGTCCAAAATATGTTTATCACTACATACAGTGGAAAAATATAGAACCTGATTTTGTGGTGAACGTAAGCGGATTTTTAGATATAAAAATGAAGGCTATAAAAGCTTATGGCTCTCAATTTTTTGATCCAAAAAGTAAAGAACCAGAAACACCAATTACCAGTAAAAATTTTTTTGATAGTTTAGATTACCGAGCTAGGGATTTGGGTCGGTTAATAGGGGTAGACCACGCCGAGGGATTCACAGCAGAGAGGTTGCTGGGAGTTAATGAGTTAGATAATTTAGTGTAA
- a CDS encoding patatin family protein, protein MRALVISGGGSKGAFAGGVAQYLMETENRDYDMYLGTSTGSLLIPHLANNEIEKIYEVYTTVTQRKIFSNNPFVTKKKGDEEYVAINYLNVIWQLLKRKRTFGESKNLRKHIRKHFSESDYNLLKEKGKNVVVTVSNLSMNRVEYKSIRDYGYEDFCDWIWMSCNYVPFMSLAKKNGFEYADGGLGCVIPIREAIKMGATEVDAIILETENMEHNKVLGKNPFSLMVNLYSFVLDQLESHDVVEGKLAAINKNVKLNTYFTPTRLTENSLYFNKDLMAEWWEQGKEYAAERVKLQKDSKRVNLAG, encoded by the coding sequence ATGCGAGCATTAGTAATTAGTGGGGGAGGAAGTAAAGGAGCATTCGCCGGCGGTGTTGCCCAATACTTAATGGAAACAGAAAACAGGGATTACGATATGTACTTGGGGACTTCTACTGGAAGTCTTTTAATACCACATTTGGCCAATAATGAGATTGAAAAAATCTACGAAGTTTATACCACGGTCACACAGCGAAAAATTTTTAGTAACAATCCGTTTGTAACCAAAAAGAAAGGGGATGAGGAATATGTTGCCATTAATTACCTGAATGTAATTTGGCAGCTTTTAAAGCGTAAACGCACCTTTGGGGAAAGTAAAAATTTGCGAAAACACATCCGCAAACACTTTTCTGAAAGTGATTATAATTTATTGAAAGAAAAGGGCAAAAATGTCGTGGTAACGGTTTCCAACCTTTCCATGAACAGGGTAGAATATAAATCGATACGGGACTATGGCTATGAAGATTTCTGTGATTGGATCTGGATGTCTTGTAATTATGTGCCCTTTATGTCCTTAGCCAAAAAAAATGGTTTCGAATATGCCGATGGAGGCCTTGGTTGTGTAATCCCTATTCGGGAAGCTATTAAAATGGGGGCAACCGAGGTAGATGCCATTATTCTGGAAACCGAGAATATGGAACACAATAAAGTTTTGGGGAAGAATCCTTTTTCGTTAATGGTCAATCTATACAGTTTTGTTTTAGATCAACTCGAATCCCATGATGTGGTAGAGGGTAAGTTGGCGGCTATCAATAAAAACGTGAAGCTCAACACTTATTTTACCCCAACCCGGCTCACCGAAAATTCATTGTATTTCAATAAGGACTTAATGGCAGAGTGGTGGGAACAGGGAAAAGAATACGCTGCAGAACGGGTAAAACTTCAAAAGGACTCAAAACGGGTGAATTTAGCTGGCTAG